The following are encoded together in the Armatimonadota bacterium genome:
- a CDS encoding nucleotidyltransferase domain-containing protein codes for MIGLVASRMEQVRALCREFHVRRLELFGSAVGDQFDPETSDLDFLVEFLPLREGHRADAYFGLLEGLQALFGRPVDLVMVRAVQNRYFLEAIEEQREVLYAA; via the coding sequence ATGATCGGTCTGGTGGCGTCCCGGATGGAGCAGGTACGAGCCCTCTGCCGCGAGTTCCACGTGCGGCGGCTGGAGCTCTTCGGCTCGGCGGTTGGCGACCAGTTCGATCCGGAGACGAGCGACCTCGACTTCCTGGTGGAGTTCCTGCCGCTCAGAGAGGGCCACAGGGCGGACGCGTACTTCGGGCTGCTCGAAGGCCTTCAGGCCCTCTTCGGACGCCCCGTGGATCTGGTGATGGTGCGGGCGGTGCAGAACCGGTACTTCCTTGAAGCCATCGAGGAGCAGCGCGAGGTGCTCTATGCGGCGTGA
- a CDS encoding DUF86 domain-containing protein, which yields MRREARKLLEDIRQAAGFIRGFVSGRTFEDYDDDILLRSAVERQLEIIGEALNQLTRTDPAAAGSITASPRIIAFRNILIHGYSIVENEVVWDVVQTHLPALNQQVAALIAEETSDPPHGE from the coding sequence ATGCGGCGTGAGGCCAGAAAGCTCCTGGAGGACATCCGCCAGGCTGCGGGGTTCATCCGCGGCTTCGTGTCGGGCCGGACCTTCGAGGACTATGATGATGACATTCTGCTCAGGTCGGCAGTGGAACGGCAACTGGAGATCATTGGCGAAGCCCTCAACCAGCTCACTCGAACCGACCCGGCTGCAGCCGGCAGCATCACCGCGTCGCCGCGCATCATTGCCTTCCGGAACATTCTGATACACGGCTATAGCATCGTGGAGAACGAGGTGGTCTGGGACGTGGTGCAGACGCACCTGCCCGCGCTCAACCAGCAAGTGGCCGCACTGATCGCCGAGGAGACGTCTGACCCGCCGCACGGAGAGTGA